GAGTGGCCGAGCCCGCTGGACGGTGCGTGAGTGCGTGAGTGCGAAGTGCGGGAACCGGCAGGGGCCTGCCGTGGCCCCTACCGGTCGCGCAGGTACTGGTGCACGAAGGTGACGGCCATGGAGCCCTCCCCCACCGCGGAGGCGACCCGCTTCACCGAGCCGGCGCGCACGTCGCCCGCCACGAAGATCCCGGGGACGCTGGTCTCCAGCAGGTAGGGGTCGCGGTCCAGCGGCCACTCCGGGGGCGGGCCGTCGTCGCGCAGCATCTCGGCGCCGCAGAGGATGTAGCCCTGGTCGTCGCGCTCCACGGTGCCCTCCAGCCAGCCGGTCTGCGGGACGGCGCCGATGAAGACGAAGAGCGCGTGCGCCACCACGGACTCGGTCTCGTCGGTCTTCACGTCGCGGATGGTGATGCGCTCCAGCCGCCCCTCGCCGTGCGCCTCCGCCACGGTGTGGCCGGTGCGCACGTGGATGTTGGGCGTCGCGCGGATGCGCTCCAGCAGGTACTGCGACATGCGCTCCTCGATGGAGTCCTCCAGCACCAGCATGGTGACGCTGCGCGCATACCGGGCGAGGAGCATGGCCGCCTGCCCGGCGGAGTTCCCACCGCCCAGGAGGTAGACGTCCCGCCCCCCGACGGCGTGCGCCTCCGCGCCCGCGGCGCCGTAGTAGACCCCCGCTCCCACCAGCCGGGGGCACCCGGGGGCGTCCAGGATGCGCCACGCCACCCCGATCGACAGGATCACGGCGTGGCAGCGCAGCTCCTCGCCGTCGTCCAGCTCCACGTGGCGGTACCCTCCCACGGCGCGAACGCGCGCCACCCGCCGCGCGGACAGGATCTCCACCCCGAAGCGCTCCGCCTGGGCGACCGCGCGGCGGGCCAGCTCCGCC
This genomic stretch from Longimicrobiaceae bacterium harbors:
- a CDS encoding FAD-dependent oxidoreductase encodes the protein MNDRALQETVRVVGYQWSPQSHEVRDFLARNGVPYRWIDLERGAGGRALLEEAGAPADRLPVLVFGDGSWLADPTDVEIAERIGLHTEAERPFYDLIIVGGGPAGLAAAVYGASEGLRTLIVEQEAPGGQAGQSAAIENYLGFPEGLSGAELARRAVAQAERFGVEILSARRVARVRAVGGYRHVELDDGEELRCHAVILSIGVAWRILDAPGCPRLVGAGVYYGAAGAEAHAVGGRDVYLLGGGNSAGQAAMLLARYARSVTMLVLEDSIEERMSQYLLERIRATPNIHVRTGHTVAEAHGEGRLERITIRDVKTDETESVVAHALFVFIGAVPQTGWLEGTVERDDQGYILCGAEMLRDDGPPPEWPLDRDPYLLETSVPGIFVAGDVRAGSVKRVASAVGEGSMAVTFVHQYLRDR